Proteins encoded within one genomic window of Gasterosteus aculeatus chromosome 18, fGasAcu3.hap1.1, whole genome shotgun sequence:
- the mep1a.1 gene encoding meprin A, alpha (PABA peptide hydrolase), tandem duplicate 1 yields MERGLLWFGLVAVAASYAIPQIPVSPEVHEVYENGEDENPLLNPGLDANLLEGDILTPEGRNAMVNKRYRWTFPIAYILGDDLDLNAKGCVHQAFEMYRLKSCIDFKPYEGETSFIKFVKRGGCFSSVGDQQTGQILSLGSGCDHKAVIEHELLHALGFYHEQSRTDRDDYVDIWLNEVTPGLEHNFNKYNDDFITDQNTAYDYESVMHYRPFSFNKNESIPTITPKIPQFYNIIGQYLDFSELDTLRLNRMYNCSGPLTLLDQCAFEYASICGMIQAASDDADWVHTKSGPGAEDHTLLGRCRDAGFFMHFSTMTGRPLESALLESRTLYPKRKLQCLQFFYKMTGSPKDRLVIWVKTDDGTGVVRRLKKLHTFYADSDHTWKIAHVPMEARQKFRYSFQAVRGDPPTSAGGIYIDDISLTETRCPNAVWRIQNFSKILETANASTVVDSPRFYSPEGYGYGVRMVPLSSYSDYTGNYVGLYFHLLSGENDAVVQWPAVHRQATLVVMDQDPDVKLRMSSARSLTTDMRNTSDGQLFWDNPSKVGTYDPSCYCYRSQSSGWRNFIKHFDLMRRNYLKNDDLIIFVDFEDITSLINTEVPIKPQ; encoded by the exons ATGGAGCGAGGCCTGCTGTGGTTCGGCCTGGTGGCCGTCGCCGCTTCATACGCG ATACCCCAGATACCCGTTTCCCCTGAGGTGCACG AGGTGTACGAGAACGGCGAGGACGAGAACCCCCTCCTGAACCCCG GATTAGACGCCAACCTGCTTGAAGGAGACATTTTAACTCCA GAGGGAAGGAATGCAATGGTTAACAAAAGATACAGGTGGACGTTTCCAATTGCCTACATCCTGGGTGATGATCTGG ATCTGAACGCCAAGGGATGCGTCCACCAGGCCTTTGAAATGTATCGGCTGAAGTCTTGCATTGACTTCAAGCCTTATGAAGGAGAGACGTCCTTCATCAAGTTTGTAAAGAGAGGAGG GTGTTTCTCCAGCGTTGGGGACCAGCAGACGGGACAGATTCTGTCTCTGGGTTCGGGCTGTGACCACAAGGCGGTGATTGAACATGAGCTGCTTCACGCTCTGGGGTTCTACCACGAGCAGTCGCGCACAGACAGGGACGACTACGTCGACATCTGGCTGAATGAGGTGACGCCAG GACTGGAACACAACTTCAACAAGTACAACGACGACTTCATCACCGACCAGAACACGGCGTACGACTACGAGTCCGTCATGCATTACAGACCCTTCTCCTTCAATAAGAACGAATCCATCCCCACCATCACCCCCAAAATCCCACAATTCTACAACATCATCGGCCAGTACCTGGACTTCAGCGAGTTGGACACCCTGAGGCTCAACCGAATGTACAACTGTT CCGGCCCGCTCACTCTGCTGGACCAGTGTGCCTTTGAGTACGCCAGCATATGCGGCATGATCCAAGCCGCCAGCGACGATGCCGACTGGGTCCACACCAAGAGCGGCCCGGGCGCAGAGGATCACACCCTCCTGGGGAGATGCAGAG ACGCTGGGTTCTTTATGCACTTCAGCACCATGACGGGGAGGCCTCTGGAGTCTGCACTGCTGGAGTCACGAACACTCTACCCCAAGAGGAAGCTTCAGTGCCTGCAGTTCTTCTACAAGATGACTGGAAGCCCAAAGGACAGGCTGGTGATCTGGGTCAAGACGGATGACGGCACAGGCGTCGTCCGTAGACTGAAGAAGTTACACACCTTTTATG CCGATTCCGATCACACGTGGAAGATCGCCCACGTCCCAATGGAGGCAAGGCAGAAATTCCGCTATTCTTTCCAAGCGGTGCGGGGCGACCCCCCCACATCCGCCGGTGGCATCTACATAGACGACATCAGCCTGACCGAGACGCGCTGCCCCAACGCCGTGTGGAGGATCCAGAACTTCTCCAAGATCCTGGAAACGGCCAACGCCAGCACCGTTGTTGACAGCCCTCGTTTCTACAGCCCCGAAGGCTACGGCTACGGTGTCCGCATGGTGCCGCTGTCCTCTTACAGCGACTACACGGGCAACTACGTGGGGCTGTACTTCCACCTGCTCAGCGGGGAGAACGACGCAGTGGTGCAGTGGCCAGCGGTCCACAGACAGGCGACCCTGGTGGTGATGGACCAAGACCCCGACGTTAAGCTGAGGATGTCCTCCGCGCGCAGCCTCACCACCGATATGAGGAACA CATCAGACGGACAGTTGTTTTGGGACAATCCCTCCAAGGTGGGGACGTATGACCCTTCCTGCTACTGCTACAGAAGCCAATCGTCGGGCTGGAGGAACTTTATCAAACACTTTGACCTCATGCGGCGCAACTACCTGAAGAACGACGACCTCATCATCTTTGTGGACTTTGAGG ACATTACATCACTGATCAATACTGAAGTTCCCATCAAGCCACAGTGA
- the LOC120807799 gene encoding protein FAM177A1 has product MNHSHQEPSPDEFGSPALSKQTRIIHFSSGETLEQEDSEEEEEEQSNRPPFREPADRTRLSFKSVALLVGRISMLTCDFVGERLAGALGLNAAKYQYAIDRHQRDQQTASSRAKDDPAPHLYPGAEGRGHYGAAGGPGGDERHVETSEGRHNRAYEADDCYK; this is encoded by the exons ATGAACCACAGCCACCAGGAA CCGTCACCAGACGAGTTTGGGAGTCCTGCCCTGTCCAAACAGACGAGGATCATCCACTTCTCCAGCGGCGAGACTCTGGAGCAGGAggacagtgaggaggaggaggaggagcagtcaAACAGGCCTCCCTTCAGAGAACCTGCAGACCGG ACGAGGTTGTCATTCAAGAGTGTGGCCCTGCTGGTCGGGAGGATTTCAATGCTGA CGTGCGACTTCGTCGGAGAAAGGCTAGCTGGTGCTCTTGGACTGAACGCGGCCAAATACCAGTACGCCATAGATCGGCACCAACGCGACCAGCAG ACGGCAAGCAGCCGGGCCAAGGACGACCCGGCCCCCCACCTCTACCCCGGAGCGGAGGGTCGCGGTCATTACGGAGCAGCAGGGGGCCCAGGCGGTGATGAGAGACATGTGGAGACAAGTGAAGGACGTCACAACAGAGCCTATGAAGCAGATgattgttataaataa